One Engystomops pustulosus chromosome 7, aEngPut4.maternal, whole genome shotgun sequence DNA window includes the following coding sequences:
- the POLE2 gene encoding DNA polymerase epsilon subunit 2, with translation MAADRLKSKVSSAFKMHGLLLRAEASKFLSEVLRSVNEVELEDVIDSIIDAVEKQPLSSNMIEKSVVETAVQECSRTCDETIEHIFNIIGAFDVPRFIYNSERKKFLPIKIANYPEPNLFGSAKDKAELFRERYTILQQRTHRHELFTPPVIGANPDENRSKFQLKTVENLLGSAAKMGEVIVLGMITQLKEGKYYLEDPTGTVQLDLSKAQFHSGLYTESCFVLAEGWYEDKLFHVNAFGFPPTEPSSTTRAYYGNTNFFGGPSATSVKASVKLKQLEEENEDAMFVFLSDLWLDQVEVMEKLHVMFSGYSTAPPTCFIFCGNFSSAPYGKNQNQSLKDSLKNLADVICEYPSIHKSSRFVFVPGPEDPGPGFILPRPPIAEHITADFRQRVPFSIFTTNPCRIQYCTQEIVVFREDLVNKMCRNCVRFPSSSLDIPNHFVKTILSQGHLTPLPLFVSPVYWAYDYTLRLYPLPDLVVIADKYDPFSILNTECLTINPGSFPRSGFSFKVYYPSNKTAEDSKLQTV, from the exons ATGGCAGCTGACAGACTGAAGAGTAAAGTTTCCTCTGCTTTCAAAATGCATGGCCTCCTCCTACGGGC GGAGGCCAGCAAGTTTCTCAGTGAAGTTCTCCGATCTGTAAATGAAGTAGAGCTTGAGGATGTCATTGACAGCATCATAGATGCCGTGGAGAAGCAGCCAT TGTCTTCTAATATGATTGAGAAGTCGGTGGTGGAGACTGCAGTACAGGAGTGTAGTCGCACTTGTGATGAAACCAT AGAACATATCTTCAACATTATTGGAGCATTTGACGTCCCACGATTCATCTATAACTCTGAACGAAAGAAGTTTTTGCC TATAAAAATAGCCAATTATCCTGAACCAAATTTGTTTGGAAGTGCAAAAGACAAAGCCGAATTATTTCGAGAAAGGTACACAATACTGCAACAG AGAACTCACAGACATGAGCTCTTCACTCCACCAGTAATTGGTGCGAATCCTGATGAAAACAGAAGTAAATTTCAG ctcAAAACTGTTGAAAACCTCTTGGGCAGCGCAGCAAAGATGGGAGAGGTGATTGTCCTCGGAATGATAACACAGCTAAAAGAG GGCAAATATTACCTGGAAGATCCCACTGGAACAGTTCAGCTTGATCTCAGTAAAGCA CAGTTCCATAGTGGCTTGTACACAGAGTCCTGTTTTGTTCTTGCAGAAG GCTGGTACGAAGATAAATTATTTCATGTAAATGCCTTCGGCTTTCCTCCTACTGAACCTTCTAGCACAACACG GGCATATTATGGTAATACCAATTTCTTTGGTGGACCCTCAGCAACATCTGTAAAAGCTTCAGTCAAACTGAAACAACTGGAAGAAGAGAATGAGGACGCCATGTTCGTGTTTTTGTCAGATCTTTGGTTGGATCAGGTTGAAGTGATGGAGAAACTTCATGTCATGTTTTCag GCTACTCCACAGCTCCTCCAACTTGTTTCATCTTCTGTGGCAATTTCTCTTCAGCTCCCTATGGGAAAAATCAAAATCAGTCCCTGAAAG ACTCTTTGAAAAATCTGGCTGACGTTATATGTGAATACCCAAGTATACACAAAAG CAGTCGATTTGTGTTTGTACCTGGTCCTGAGGACCCTGGCCCTGGTTTCATCCTGCCAAG ACCTCCTATTGCAGAACACATAACAGCAGACTTCAGACAACGAGTGCCTTTCTCCATTTTCACTACAAACCCTTGCAG AATACAATATTGCACTCAGGAAATAGTTGTGTTTCGAGAGGATTTGGTAAATAAAATGTGCAGGAACTGTGTGCGCTTTCCTAGCAGCAGTTTAGATATTCCAAATCAT tTTGTGAAAACGATCCTATCACAGGGACACTTGACGCCTCTTCCATTGTTTGTCAGCCCTGTGTACTGGGCGTATGATTATACTTTGCGCTTATATCCTCTGCCTGACCTGGTAGTAATTGCAGATAAATATGATCCTTTCTCCATCTTGAATACTGAGTGTCTCACCATCAACCCT GGTTCATTTCCTAGAAGTGGATTTTCCTTTAAGGTCTACTACCCATCTAATAAAACAGCAGAAGACAG caaATTGCAGACTGTTTGA
- the DNAAF2 gene encoding protein kintoun, producing MATKLDELSVTSEELERFKVAFQDARFRELFAQYAQEISNPENRRRYEQEISEMERERGVDIQFIHPEPGHVLQTSVNGQQTCYLNVCGNALVRKPQCVIGTDKEGRPGQHWSLPCTLTPPREELSPGGSKEVIYDVVFHPDTLLLASRNEKFRAMVDLTALDTVSKQFKVVLDSRNVSTPSDKYKGVPQATVIRKPRAGAAPKPQDPTDPLRFPYPYNNPREQTRHGRNYRHQPLRTNGESKAQCQEPTTPHYTIRHRSYVDLQDYRDSRDSAPSPVPKELVITVDMPLLYSSSDVDLHIKGKNLSLKSQKPAYKLELKLPYLVEDERGTAQFNKIKRQLVITVPVVQQNILQMMQNISPDPQHTNPPANGEEEAIPPNPNGTTEPSEPDQDEKSQAAAAEGGPQLSLPQDTPECPIFTCSQDATSLTLIIHVKHIDEHSVTSEVSSYQCEIRFCVKLGNLPYVLFVGFLPQYNLNTHHIAVNVSEDNMVIELTKSPECFGLWKNLFFGVNSNSLQERRFINEENVAEFLENGLRPSTIPWSTLEDQPLINVLGMTDRRTHIQLSKPELEGKPYLTAGEQISDVSKVTERMSFRLDNTSLSDTGEEEGRQSPDQAVHLALPAPHTPASDDSAEEDKGLCFKEITPAGELDEDDLPDRVVNTESPDPKPATLEPALKEVNPLDGSVHDVTNQRTQCAFKFENPVLFDLD from the exons ATGGCGACCAAGCTGGACGAGCTCAGCGTGACCTCGGAGGAGCTGGAGCGCTTTAAGGTCGCCTTCCAGGACGCCCGCTTCCGGGAGCTGTTCGCTCAGTACGCGCAGGAGATCAGCAACCCCGAGAACCGGCGCCGCTATGAGCAGGAGATCAGTGAGATGGAGCGGGAGAGAGGGGTGGACATCCAGTTCATTCACCCGGAGCCCGGACATGTGCTGCAGACCAGTGTGAATGGGCAGCAGACGTGCTATCTCAACGTGTGCGGTAACGCACTGGTCCGTAAACCGCAATGTGTGATCGGGACGGACAAGGAAGGGCGGCCTGGACAGCACTGGAGCCTCCCCTGTACCCTGACGCCCCCCAGAGAGGAGCTGAGCCCCGGGGGCAGCAAGGAGGTCATCTACGACGTGGTCTTCCACCCGGACACTCTTCTTCTGGCCTCCAGGAATGAGAAGTTCCGAGCCATGGTGGACCTCACTGCCCTGGACACTGTCAGCAAGCAGTTCAAAGTGGTCCTGGATAGCAGGAATGTGAGTACACCGAGCGATAAATATAAGGGGGTCCCACAAGCAACAGTCATCCGCAAGCCGCGCGCTGGAGCAGCCCCCAAACCACAGGACCCCACCGACCCCCTTCGCTTCCCCTATCCTTATAATAACCCTAGAGAGCAGACGCGACATGGGAGAAACTACCGCCACCAGCCCCTCAGAACTAACGGGGAAAGTAAAGCGCAGTGCCAGGAGCCCACCACCCCACACTACACCATCAGACACCGCTCCTACGTGGACCTCCAGGACTACCGAGACTCCAGGGACTCAGCCCCCAGCCCCGTGCCTAAGGAGCTGGTGATTACTGTGGACATGCCGCTGCTGTACTCTTCTTCTGATGTCGACCTTCACATTAAAGGTAAAAATCTCAGCCTAAAATCCCAGAAACCTGCCTATAAGCTGGAGCTGAAGCTCCCCTACCTAGTGGAGGACGAGCGGGGAACGGCCCAGTTCAATAAGATTAAGCGGCAGCTTGTGATTACGGTGCCTGTGGTCCAGCAGAACATCCTCCAAATGATGCAGAATATTTCACCAGACCCTCAACACACAAACCCACCGGCCAACGGCGAAGAAGAAGCCATCCCCCCTAACCCCAACGGGACCACAGAACCCTCTGAACCAGATCAAGATGAAAAGAGTCAAGCGGCAGCAGCAGAGGGTGGCCCCCAACTCTCCCTGCCTCAGGATACCCCCGAATGTCCCATATTTACTTGTTCCCAGGATGCCACATCACTGACTCTCATCATACACGTGAAGCACATTGATGAGCACAGCGTCACTTCCGAAGTCAGCAGCTACCAGTGCGAAATCCGCTTTTGTGTGAAGTTAGGAAACCTCccttatgttttatttgtggggTTTCTGCCGCAGTATAACCTCAATACTCATCATATTGCTGTGAATGTCTCCGAGGACAACATGGTCATTGAGCTGACCAAATCCCCTGAGTGCTTCGGACTGTGGAAGAATCTCTTCTTTGGTGTGAATAGCAATTCTCTGCAG GAAAGAAGGTTCATCAATGAGGAGAATGTAGCCGAATTCTTAGAAAATGGTTTACGCCCATCTACTATTCCATGGTCGACTCTGGAGGATCAGCCACTAATAAATGTCCTTGGCATGACTGATAGGAGGACCCACATCCAGCTGAGT AAACCTGAACTGGAAGGGAAACCTTATCTGACCGCTGGAGAGCAAATTTCAGATGTCAGCAAGGTGACAGAGCGGATGAGCTTTAGGTTGGATAACACCAGCCTATCTGATACTGGGGAAGAGGAAGGAAGGCAAAGTCCGGACCAGGCAGTACACCTTGCCTTACCTGCACCACATACGCCTGCCTCAGATGACTCCGCTGAGGAAGATAAGGGTCTCTGTTTCAAAGAGATTACACCAGCAGGAGAACTTGATGAAGATGATCTACCTGATCGTGTGGTGAACACAGAGAGCCCTGATCCGAAACCGGCTACTTTAGAGCCAGCCCTAAAGGAAGTCAACCCATTAGATGGCTCCGTCCATGACGTCACGAATCAAAGAACACAATGTGCCTTTAAGTTTGAGAATCCTGTTTTGTTTGACCTGGATTGA